The following proteins are encoded in a genomic region of Pseudomonas sp. Os17:
- a CDS encoding antibiotic biosynthesis monooxygenase, whose translation MNIELTDGVVTLLVRHRIKQGQEQAYETWLRQIIAKARSYPGHLGIDVVRGHSGGLGLFTSVLRFASTEQLQNWLDSADRRELVEQAQHLLADGDQTEINADREFWFTPQDSAAPTPPPRWKQACVTFLVILPLSFLVPQLWKPVFALLPWLGGYVPATVLITLSIVLLVVYVFMPRVTRLFRRWLQPRSAA comes from the coding sequence ATGAACATCGAACTCACCGATGGTGTCGTGACCCTGCTGGTGCGCCACCGGATCAAGCAGGGCCAGGAACAGGCCTATGAAACCTGGCTGCGGCAGATCATCGCCAAGGCCCGCAGCTACCCGGGACACCTGGGCATCGACGTGGTCCGCGGCCACAGCGGCGGTCTCGGGCTGTTCACCAGCGTGCTGCGCTTTGCCAGCACCGAGCAGTTGCAGAACTGGCTGGATTCCGCCGACCGCCGCGAGCTGGTAGAGCAGGCCCAGCACCTGCTGGCCGATGGCGACCAGACCGAAATCAACGCCGATCGCGAATTCTGGTTCACCCCCCAGGACAGCGCGGCGCCAACGCCACCGCCACGCTGGAAGCAGGCCTGCGTGACCTTCCTGGTGATCCTGCCGCTGAGCTTCCTGGTGCCGCAGTTGTGGAAGCCGGTGTTTGCCCTGCTGCCCTGGCTTGGTGGCTATGTGCCGGCCACGGTGCTGATCACCCTGAGCATCGTGCTGCTGGTGGTCTACGTCTTCATGCCCCGGGTCACGCGCCTGTTCCGCCGCTGGCTGCAACCGCGCAGCGCGGCCTGA
- a CDS encoding methyltransferase family protein, translating into MKIPPRLAVSSLLGALAYLGLAIWGIGGFATFFGHPQLTLITLATLLMVVASLSSEVNLSSGVREDQGNRWVLPVFGVIGLLSGFVPAYSDRMDFCTFGGEGLRWLGALLFILGGVLRLWPVFILGRRFSGLVAIQPGHQLVVDGLYRHLRNPSYLGLLVNAVGWALAFRSGLGLLLAALTLIPLIARIHAEEALLLEHFGQAYEDYCARSWRLLPGVY; encoded by the coding sequence ATGAAAATCCCCCCCAGGCTGGCCGTCTCCAGCCTTCTCGGCGCCCTCGCCTACCTGGGCCTGGCGATCTGGGGCATTGGCGGTTTCGCCACCTTCTTCGGCCATCCACAGTTGACCCTGATCACCCTCGCCACCCTGCTGATGGTGGTCGCTTCGCTGTCCAGCGAGGTCAACCTGAGCAGCGGCGTGCGGGAAGATCAGGGCAACCGTTGGGTGCTGCCGGTGTTCGGGGTGATCGGCCTGTTGAGCGGCTTTGTCCCGGCTTACAGCGACCGCATGGATTTCTGCACTTTCGGCGGCGAAGGCCTGCGCTGGCTCGGCGCCTTGCTGTTCATCCTCGGCGGTGTGCTGCGCCTGTGGCCGGTGTTCATCCTCGGCCGGCGCTTCAGCGGCTTGGTGGCGATCCAGCCCGGTCACCAGTTGGTGGTAGACGGCCTCTATCGCCACCTGCGCAACCCCAGTTACCTGGGTTTGCTGGTGAACGCCGTGGGCTGGGCCCTGGCGTTTCGCTCGGGGCTGGGGCTGCTGCTGGCGGCGCTGACCCTGATTCCGCTGATCGCGCGGATTCATGCCGAGGAAGCCCTGTTGCTGGAGCATTTCGGCCAGGCGTATGAAGATTATTGCGCCCGTAGCTGGCGCCTGCTGCCCGGTGTCTACTGA
- a CDS encoding LysR family transcriptional regulator, with protein MDRIQCMRAFVVTVDENGFAAAARAMDVPRSKVSKQIQALEEAIGVQLLQRTTRSLHLTEAGAEYYENAREVLAALDEAEQRARDGVAELRGVLRVNAPMSFGLRRLGPLVPLFHEQHPLIELQLVLSDQQVDPVRGGFDVTLRIASLPDSSMVARQLAPAPRIMVAAPSYLARAGVPGHPKDLSSHQCLNYGYLQSGVSLQLNNGSDTQRVHVTGPLHANNGDLLAQAAEAGMGIALLPDFIVEDALAAGRLVPVLCEWQAPPISINVVYPSARRVPQKTRVFIDFLVEHLTEKTVA; from the coding sequence ATGGACCGCATCCAATGCATGCGCGCTTTCGTCGTCACCGTTGATGAGAATGGCTTTGCCGCCGCCGCCCGGGCCATGGACGTGCCCCGCTCCAAGGTCAGCAAACAGATCCAGGCCCTGGAAGAGGCCATTGGCGTGCAACTGCTGCAGCGCACCACCCGCAGCCTGCACCTGACCGAAGCCGGCGCCGAGTACTACGAAAACGCCCGGGAGGTGCTGGCGGCCCTGGACGAGGCCGAACAACGGGCCCGGGACGGCGTCGCCGAACTGCGCGGCGTGTTGCGGGTCAACGCGCCGATGTCCTTCGGCCTGCGCCGGCTCGGGCCGCTGGTGCCGCTGTTCCATGAACAGCACCCGCTGATCGAGTTGCAGCTGGTGCTCAGCGACCAGCAGGTGGATCCGGTGCGCGGCGGTTTCGACGTCACCCTGCGCATCGCCAGCCTGCCGGATTCGTCGATGGTGGCCCGGCAGCTGGCGCCGGCGCCGCGGATCATGGTGGCCGCGCCCAGCTACCTGGCCCGGGCCGGAGTGCCCGGTCATCCCAAGGACCTGAGCAGCCACCAGTGCCTGAACTACGGCTACCTGCAAAGCGGCGTCAGCCTGCAATTGAACAACGGCAGCGACACCCAGCGGGTGCACGTCACCGGGCCGCTGCACGCCAACAACGGCGACCTGCTGGCCCAGGCCGCCGAGGCCGGCATGGGCATCGCCCTGCTGCCGGACTTCATCGTCGAAGACGCCCTGGCGGCCGGACGCCTGGTGCCGGTGCTGTGTGAATGGCAGGCGCCGCCCATCAGCATCAACGTGGTCTACCCCTCGGCGCGGCGGGTGCCACAGAAGACTCGGGTGTTTATCGACTTTCTGGTGGAGCACCTGACGGAAAAAACCGTGGCCTGA
- a CDS encoding hydrolase: MSIRELLNPANSALILIDHQPQMAFGVQSIDRQTLKNNTVALAKAAKIFNVPSILTSVETESFSGYIWPELLAVFPGQQPIERTSMNSWEDRKLVEAVKATGRKKLVMAALWTEVCLTFPALEALAEGYEVYIVTDASGGTSQEAHDMAVQRMIQAGAVPVTWQQVLLEYQRDWAHKDTYDAVMGLVLEHSGAYGMGVDYAYSMVHKAPQRQL; this comes from the coding sequence ATGTCCATTCGTGAATTGCTCAACCCCGCCAACTCCGCCCTGATCCTCATCGACCACCAGCCGCAGATGGCCTTCGGCGTGCAATCGATCGATCGCCAGACCCTGAAGAACAACACCGTGGCCCTGGCCAAGGCGGCCAAGATCTTCAACGTGCCGAGCATCCTCACCTCGGTGGAAACCGAAAGCTTCAGCGGCTACATCTGGCCGGAACTGCTGGCGGTGTTCCCCGGTCAGCAGCCCATCGAACGCACCTCGATGAACTCCTGGGAAGACCGCAAGCTGGTGGAGGCGGTGAAGGCCACCGGGCGCAAGAAACTGGTGATGGCGGCGCTGTGGACCGAGGTCTGCCTGACTTTCCCGGCCCTGGAAGCCCTGGCCGAAGGTTATGAGGTGTACATCGTCACCGATGCCTCCGGCGGCACCAGCCAGGAAGCCCACGACATGGCCGTGCAGCGGATGATCCAGGCCGGCGCGGTGCCGGTGACCTGGCAACAGGTGCTGCTGGAATACCAGCGCGACTGGGCGCACAAGGACACCTACGACGCGGTCATGGGCCTGGTGCTGGAGCACAGCGGCGCCTACGGTATGGGCGTGGACTACGCCTACAGCATGGTGCACAAGGCCCCGCAACGTCAGCTGTAG
- a CDS encoding glutamine synthetase family protein, translating into MKFAALDEARDFLAAHPDIDMIELFILDANGVPRGKLLHREELLAVYESGRPLPSTILGLTLNGDDVENSGLVWDVGDIDCRAYPLAGSLVRLPWRQIPTAAVQVSMHPQEGMPASIADPRHLLIKVIDGLKAEGYHPVMACELEFYLLDAKRDGNGRPQPALDADGGRPRSTQVYGLRELEQIEPFLADLYAACKLQGIPARTAISEYAPGQVEITLEHGDALQAMDQAVRYKRLVKAVAHKHGMQATFMAKPFDHLAGTGMHMHVSIADAAGRNLFASENPAGTPLLREAVGGMLASLLDSLLLFCPNANSYRRFQANSYAPLAPTWGVDNRTVSLRVPGGPANSRHIEHRICGADANPYLAAAAILAGVHRGLREHLDPGDPVEGNGYAQATELLPTDWLTSLTALEQSAWARDALGSEFLGVYLAVKRAEYRQFMAEVGEQDWRWYLTQA; encoded by the coding sequence ATGAAATTTGCCGCCCTCGATGAAGCCCGTGACTTCCTGGCCGCCCACCCCGATATCGACATGATCGAGCTGTTCATCCTCGACGCCAACGGCGTGCCCCGAGGCAAACTGCTGCACCGCGAAGAACTGCTGGCGGTGTATGAAAGCGGCCGGCCGCTGCCCAGCACCATCCTCGGTCTGACCCTCAATGGCGACGACGTCGAGAACTCCGGCCTGGTGTGGGACGTCGGCGATATCGACTGCCGCGCCTACCCACTGGCCGGCAGCCTGGTACGCCTGCCCTGGCGGCAGATCCCCACTGCCGCGGTGCAGGTCAGCATGCACCCGCAAGAGGGCATGCCCGCCAGCATCGCCGACCCGCGCCACCTGCTGATCAAGGTCATCGACGGGCTCAAGGCCGAGGGTTACCACCCGGTAATGGCCTGCGAACTGGAGTTCTACCTGCTGGACGCCAAGCGTGACGGCAACGGCCGACCACAACCGGCCCTGGACGCCGACGGCGGGCGCCCGCGCAGCACCCAGGTCTATGGCCTGCGCGAGCTGGAGCAGATCGAGCCGTTCCTCGCCGACCTCTACGCCGCCTGCAAACTGCAAGGCATACCAGCGCGCACGGCGATCTCCGAATACGCCCCGGGGCAGGTGGAAATCACCCTGGAGCACGGCGATGCCCTGCAGGCCATGGACCAGGCCGTGCGCTACAAGCGCCTGGTCAAGGCCGTGGCCCACAAGCACGGGATGCAGGCCACCTTCATGGCCAAGCCGTTCGATCACCTGGCCGGCACCGGCATGCACATGCACGTGAGCATTGCCGATGCGGCGGGCCGCAACCTGTTCGCCTCCGAGAATCCGGCCGGCACCCCGCTGCTGCGGGAGGCCGTGGGCGGCATGCTCGCGTCCCTGCTCGACTCCCTGCTGCTGTTCTGCCCCAACGCCAACTCCTACCGGCGCTTCCAGGCCAACAGCTACGCGCCCCTGGCCCCCACCTGGGGCGTCGACAATCGCACCGTGAGCCTGCGGGTGCCCGGCGGCCCGGCCAACAGCCGGCACATCGAACACCGCATCTGCGGTGCCGACGCCAACCCCTATCTCGCGGCAGCGGCGATTCTCGCCGGGGTGCATCGCGGCCTGCGGGAACACCTCGATCCGGGGGATCCGGTAGAGGGCAACGGCTATGCCCAGGCCACCGAGTTGCTGCCCACCGACTGGCTGACCTCGCTGACCGCTCTGGAGCAATCGGCCTGGGCCCGAGATGCCCTGGGCAGTGAGTTCCTCGGGGTGTACCTGGCGGTCAAGCGCGCCGAATACCGCCAGTTCATGGCCGAAGTCGGCGAGCAGGACTGGCGCTGGTACCTGACCCAGGCCTGA
- a CDS encoding DNA polymerase II, with product MDVQQGFVLTRHWRDTPSGTEVELWLATDQGPRRLRLPLQTSVAFIPAVQRPQAERLLADDPDVELRPLQLRDFHQRPVLGLYCPQHNQLMRLDKTLRRAGVEVFEADVRPPERYLMERFITAPVSFGGLPGPDGLLLEAQMKPAPDYRPTLKLVSLDIETSERGELYSIALEGCGQRQVYMLGKAREDDSAVDFDLEFCASREQLLEKLNQWLAEHDPDAIIGWNLVQFDLRVLHEHARRLAVPLRLGRGGEEMQWREHGSRTHYFASAAGRLIIDGIEALRSATWSFPSFSLENVAQTLLGEGKSIDNPYQRMDEINRMFAEDKPALARYNLKDCELVTRIFAKTELLTFLLERATVTGLPADRSGGSVAAFTHLYMPLMHRQGFVAPNLGELPPQASPGGFVMDSRPGFYESVLVLDYKSLYPSIIRSFLIDPVGLVEGLRQPDEQHSVAGFRGARFSRTRHCLPSIVTRVAEGREVAKREHNAPLSQALKIIMNAFYGVLGSSGCRFFDPRLASSITLRGHEIMARTRQLIEAQGHQVIYGDTDSTFVWLGSLHDEEQAASIGRALVAHVNQWWREHLQQEYGLESALELQFETHYKRFLMPTIRGAEEGSKKRYAGLVQRADGRQEMVYKGLETVRTDWSPLAREFQQELYRRIFHRQPYQDYVRDYVHRTLAGQLDDLLIYRKRLRRPLDDYERNVPPHVRAARLADDYNREQGRPLQYQNGGWISYVITLAGPEPLENRRAAIDYEHYLTRQLQPVADAILPFVQDDFSTLVGGQMGLF from the coding sequence GTGGATGTACAACAAGGCTTCGTCCTGACCCGGCACTGGCGCGATACGCCGTCAGGCACGGAAGTCGAACTCTGGCTGGCCACCGATCAGGGGCCGCGGCGGCTCCGCTTGCCGTTGCAGACTTCCGTAGCCTTTATCCCGGCGGTGCAGCGTCCTCAGGCCGAACGCTTGCTGGCGGACGACCCGGATGTCGAGCTGCGCCCCCTGCAACTGCGGGACTTCCATCAGCGCCCGGTGCTGGGCCTGTACTGCCCGCAACACAATCAGCTGATGCGACTGGACAAGACCCTGCGCCGCGCCGGCGTCGAGGTGTTCGAGGCCGATGTGCGGCCGCCCGAGCGCTACCTGATGGAGCGTTTCATCACCGCGCCGGTGTCTTTCGGCGGCCTGCCAGGGCCCGACGGTCTGCTGCTGGAAGCGCAGATGAAGCCGGCGCCGGACTACCGCCCAACCCTCAAGCTGGTGTCCCTGGACATCGAGACCAGCGAACGCGGCGAGCTCTATTCCATCGCCCTGGAAGGCTGCGGCCAGCGCCAGGTGTACATGCTCGGCAAGGCCCGGGAAGACGACAGCGCGGTGGATTTCGACCTGGAGTTCTGCGCCAGCCGCGAGCAGTTGCTGGAGAAACTCAACCAATGGCTGGCCGAGCACGACCCGGACGCGATCATTGGCTGGAACCTGGTGCAGTTCGACCTGCGGGTGCTCCACGAGCATGCCCGGCGCCTGGCGGTACCGCTGCGCCTGGGACGTGGCGGCGAGGAAATGCAGTGGCGCGAGCACGGCAGCCGTACCCACTATTTCGCCTCGGCCGCCGGCCGCTTGATCATCGACGGCATCGAAGCGTTGCGTTCGGCGACCTGGAGCTTCCCGTCCTTCAGCCTGGAAAACGTCGCCCAGACGCTGCTGGGGGAGGGCAAGTCGATCGACAACCCCTACCAGCGCATGGACGAAATCAACCGCATGTTCGCCGAGGACAAGCCGGCCCTGGCCCGCTACAACCTCAAGGACTGCGAACTGGTGACGCGGATCTTCGCCAAGACCGAGCTGCTGACCTTTCTGCTGGAGCGGGCCACCGTCACCGGGCTACCCGCCGACCGCAGTGGCGGTTCGGTGGCCGCTTTCACCCACCTGTACATGCCGCTGATGCATCGCCAGGGCTTCGTCGCGCCCAACCTCGGCGAACTGCCGCCCCAGGCCAGCCCCGGCGGCTTTGTCATGGATTCGCGGCCCGGGTTCTACGAGTCGGTGCTGGTGCTGGACTACAAGAGCCTGTACCCGTCGATCATCCGCAGCTTCCTGATCGACCCGGTGGGTCTGGTGGAAGGCCTGCGCCAACCGGACGAGCAGCATTCGGTGGCGGGCTTTCGCGGCGCGCGTTTTTCCCGCACCCGGCATTGCCTGCCCTCGATCGTGACCCGGGTCGCCGAGGGCCGCGAGGTAGCCAAGCGCGAGCACAATGCGCCGCTGTCCCAGGCGTTGAAGATCATTATGAACGCCTTCTACGGGGTGCTGGGTTCCAGCGGTTGTCGTTTTTTCGACCCGCGCCTGGCGTCCTCCATCACCTTGCGCGGCCACGAGATCATGGCCCGCACCCGGCAGTTGATCGAAGCCCAGGGGCATCAGGTGATTTATGGCGATACCGACTCGACTTTCGTCTGGCTCGGCAGCCTGCATGACGAGGAGCAGGCGGCGTCGATCGGCCGTGCCCTGGTGGCCCACGTCAACCAGTGGTGGCGCGAGCACCTGCAGCAAGAGTACGGCCTGGAAAGCGCCCTGGAGTTGCAGTTCGAAACCCACTACAAGCGCTTTCTGATGCCCACCATCCGCGGCGCCGAGGAGGGCAGCAAGAAGCGTTACGCCGGGCTGGTGCAGCGCGCCGATGGCCGCCAGGAGATGGTCTACAAGGGCCTGGAAACCGTGCGCACCGACTGGTCGCCCCTGGCCCGGGAATTCCAGCAGGAGCTGTACCGGCGGATCTTCCACCGCCAGCCCTATCAGGACTATGTGCGCGACTACGTGCACCGCACCCTGGCCGGGCAACTGGATGATTTGCTGATTTACCGCAAGCGCCTGCGCCGGCCGCTGGATGACTACGAGCGCAACGTGCCGCCCCATGTCCGCGCCGCGCGCCTGGCCGATGACTACAACCGCGAGCAGGGCCGGCCGTTGCAGTACCAGAACGGCGGCTGGATCAGCTACGTGATTACCCTGGCCGGTCCCGAGCCCCTGGAAAACCGCCGCGCCGCCATCGACTACGAGCACTACCTGACCCGGCAATTGCAACCGGTGGCAGACGCCATCCTGCCCTTTGTCCAGGACGATTTCAGCACCCTGGTGGGTGGCCAGATGGGCCTGTTCTGA
- a CDS encoding amidohydrolase, whose protein sequence is MKPDAIADLILFNGRLHTVDRARPRASAVAIKDGRFIAVGNDAQAMALRGAGTQVIDLMGRTVIPGLNDSHLHLIRGGLNYNLELRWEGVPSLADALRLLKEQALRTPAPQWVRVVGGWNEFQFAEKRMPTLEELNQAAPDTPVFVLHLYDRALLNRAALRVVGYDRNTPNPPGGEIVRDGNGNPTGMLIARPNAMILYATLAKGPKLPLEYQVNSTRQFMRELNRLGVTSAIDAGGGFQNYPDDYQVINQLAAEQQLTVRIAYNLFTQKPKEELADFKHWTSSVTYGQGDDFLRHNGAGEMLVFSAADFEDFLEPRPDLPQTMEQELEPVVRHLVEQRWPFRLHATYDESISRMLDVFEKVDRDIPFNGLPWFFDHAETISPKNIERVRALGGGIAIQDRMAFQGEYFVERYGAKAAEMTPPIQRMLAEGIPVGAGTDATRVSSYNPWTSLYWMVSGRTVGGLELYPQGLSRDTALELYTHGSAWFSSEQGKKGQIKVGQLADLVALSADYFSVEEEAIKWIESLLTVVDGKVVHAAGDFAKLAPPSLPVTPDWSPVAKVPGHWKPNAPLQNQVHQCSGPCAVHAHGHQKARMSNVPVSDFQGFWGAFGCSCFAF, encoded by the coding sequence ATGAAACCCGATGCAATTGCGGATCTGATTCTGTTCAACGGCCGCCTGCACACCGTGGACCGGGCCCGGCCCCGGGCCAGCGCGGTGGCGATCAAGGACGGGCGCTTCATTGCCGTGGGCAATGACGCCCAGGCCATGGCCCTGCGCGGTGCCGGCACCCAGGTCATCGACCTGATGGGGCGCACGGTGATCCCCGGGCTCAACGACTCGCACTTGCACCTGATCCGCGGGGGACTCAACTACAACCTGGAACTGCGCTGGGAGGGCGTGCCGTCCCTGGCCGATGCCCTGCGCCTGCTCAAGGAACAGGCCCTGCGCACCCCGGCGCCGCAGTGGGTACGGGTGGTGGGCGGCTGGAACGAATTCCAGTTCGCCGAGAAGCGCATGCCGACCCTGGAGGAACTGAACCAGGCGGCGCCGGACACCCCGGTATTCGTCCTGCACCTGTATGACCGCGCCTTGCTCAACCGTGCCGCGCTGCGGGTGGTGGGCTACGACCGCAACACGCCGAACCCGCCCGGCGGCGAGATTGTCCGCGATGGCAATGGCAACCCCACCGGCATGCTGATCGCCCGGCCCAACGCGATGATTCTGTATGCGACCCTGGCCAAGGGGCCCAAGCTGCCACTGGAATATCAGGTCAACTCGACCCGCCAGTTCATGCGCGAGCTCAACCGCCTGGGGGTCACCAGTGCCATCGATGCCGGCGGCGGCTTCCAGAACTACCCGGATGACTATCAGGTGATCAACCAGCTGGCGGCTGAGCAGCAACTGACCGTGCGCATCGCCTACAACCTGTTCACCCAGAAGCCCAAGGAAGAACTGGCCGACTTCAAGCACTGGACGTCCAGTGTCACCTACGGTCAGGGCGACGACTTCCTGCGGCACAACGGGGCAGGGGAGATGCTGGTGTTCTCCGCCGCCGACTTCGAGGACTTCCTCGAACCGCGCCCCGATCTGCCGCAGACCATGGAGCAGGAGCTGGAACCGGTGGTGCGCCACCTGGTGGAGCAGCGCTGGCCGTTTCGCCTGCACGCCACCTACGACGAATCCATCTCGCGGATGCTCGACGTCTTCGAAAAGGTCGACCGCGACATCCCATTCAACGGCTTGCCGTGGTTCTTCGATCATGCGGAAACCATCAGCCCGAAAAACATCGAGCGGGTACGGGCCCTGGGCGGCGGCATCGCGATCCAGGACCGCATGGCCTTCCAGGGCGAGTACTTCGTCGAACGCTACGGCGCCAAGGCCGCCGAGATGACCCCGCCGATCCAGCGCATGCTCGCCGAAGGCATTCCGGTGGGTGCCGGCACCGACGCCACCCGGGTGTCCAGCTACAACCCCTGGACCTCCTTGTACTGGATGGTCAGCGGTCGCACGGTTGGTGGGCTGGAGCTGTATCCCCAGGGCTTGAGCCGCGACACCGCGCTGGAACTGTATACCCACGGCAGCGCCTGGTTCTCTTCGGAACAGGGCAAGAAAGGCCAGATCAAGGTCGGGCAACTGGCGGACCTGGTGGCCCTGTCGGCGGACTACTTCAGCGTCGAGGAAGAGGCGATCAAGTGGATCGAATCCCTGCTGACCGTGGTGGACGGCAAGGTGGTCCACGCGGCCGGCGACTTCGCCAAACTGGCCCCGCCGAGCCTGCCGGTGACCCCGGACTGGTCGCCGGTGGCCAAGGTGCCGGGGCATTGGAAGCCCAACGCACCGCTGCAGAACCAGGTGCACCAGTGCAGCGGACCCTGCGCGGTGCATGCCCACGGGCACCAGAAGGCGCGTATGTCGAATGTGCCGGTGAGTGACTTCCAGGGGTTCTGGGGGGCGTTTGGGTGTTCGTGTTTTGCGTTCTGA
- a CDS encoding NAD(P)/FAD-dependent oxidoreductase, with protein sequence MNAAFDPRTPAAERCPSYYSATLNQETHYPTLQGTHQADVVIIGGGFTGVASAVELAERGLKVAVVESHKIGWGASGRNGGQVTGSLSGDEAMRKQMGRSLGKEVDDFIWNLRWRGHRIIQQRVQKYAIACDLKHGHLHAAYKPSHLPGLRADYEEAVRRGMGDEVSLLDRAQVRELLESDLYHGAIKNTRNLHLHPLNLCLGEARAAESLGALIFEHSQVLEIVHGERPAVITAQGRIDAKQVLLAGDVYHKLEPKKLKGKIFPAMGGIVTTEPLGDLARRLNPEDLAVYDCRFVLDYYRMTADGRLLFGGGANYSGKDSRDIAGELRPCIERTFPALKGVGIDFQWSCAMGIVINRIPQLGKLSDNVWYCQGYSGHGVATSHIMGEIMAEALTGHLGHYDTFAACQHIRVPLGDQLGNPMLAAGMWYYQMLEKLR encoded by the coding sequence ATGAACGCCGCCTTCGACCCGCGGACCCCGGCAGCCGAGCGCTGCCCCAGCTACTACAGCGCCACCCTGAACCAGGAAACTCACTACCCGACCCTGCAAGGCACCCATCAAGCGGATGTGGTGATCATCGGCGGCGGCTTCACCGGCGTCGCCAGCGCGGTGGAACTGGCCGAACGTGGCCTCAAGGTGGCCGTCGTCGAAAGCCACAAGATCGGCTGGGGCGCCAGTGGGCGCAACGGCGGACAGGTCACCGGCAGCCTTTCCGGCGACGAGGCCATGCGCAAGCAGATGGGCCGCAGCCTCGGCAAGGAAGTCGACGACTTCATCTGGAACCTGCGCTGGCGCGGGCACCGGATCATCCAGCAGCGGGTGCAAAAGTACGCCATCGCCTGTGACCTCAAGCACGGCCATCTGCACGCCGCCTACAAGCCCAGCCACCTGCCGGGCCTGCGCGCCGACTACGAAGAAGCGGTGCGCCGCGGCATGGGCGACGAAGTCAGCCTGCTGGACCGGGCCCAGGTCCGCGAACTGCTGGAGAGCGACCTCTATCACGGCGCGATCAAGAACACCCGCAACCTGCACCTGCACCCGCTGAACCTGTGCCTCGGCGAAGCCCGGGCTGCCGAAAGCCTGGGAGCGCTGATCTTCGAACACAGCCAGGTGCTGGAAATCGTCCACGGTGAGCGCCCGGCAGTCATCACCGCCCAGGGCCGCATCGACGCCAAGCAGGTGCTGCTGGCCGGCGACGTCTACCACAAGCTGGAGCCGAAAAAACTCAAGGGCAAGATCTTCCCGGCCATGGGCGGCATCGTCACCACCGAGCCGTTGGGCGACCTGGCCAGGCGCCTGAACCCGGAGGATCTGGCGGTCTACGACTGCCGCTTCGTGCTCGACTACTACCGCATGACCGCCGATGGCCGCCTGCTGTTTGGTGGCGGCGCCAACTACAGCGGCAAGGATTCGCGGGACATCGCCGGCGAACTGCGCCCGTGCATCGAGCGCACCTTCCCGGCGCTCAAGGGCGTGGGGATCGATTTCCAGTGGAGCTGCGCCATGGGCATCGTGATCAACCGCATCCCCCAGTTGGGCAAGCTTTCGGACAACGTCTGGTACTGCCAGGGCTACTCCGGGCACGGCGTGGCCACCAGCCACATCATGGGCGAGATCATGGCCGAAGCCCTGACCGGCCACCTCGGCCACTACGACACCTTCGCCGCCTGCCAACACATCCGCGTGCCCCTCGGCGACCAGTTGGGCAACCCGATGCTCGCGGCGGGCATGTGGTACTACCAGATGCTGGAGAAACTGCGCTGA
- a CDS encoding alpha/beta fold hydrolase, producing the protein MSTFITRDGTELYYKDWGSGQPVVFSHGWPLSADSWESQMLFLAEHGYRVIAHDRRGHGRSSQPWDGNDMDTYADDLAQLIEHLDLQDAVLLGFSTGGGEVARYIGRHGTGRLAKAGLISAVPPLMLKTATNPGGLPLEVFDGIRAGAVADRSQLYKDIASGPFFGFNRPGAKVSQGMIDSFWLQGMQAGHKNAYDCIKAFSETDFTEDLKRFDIPTLVVHGDDDQIVPIDAAGRASAKLIANARLLVYPGAPHGLTDTHKERLNHDLLTFIQQP; encoded by the coding sequence ATGAGCACCTTCATCACTCGCGACGGCACCGAACTCTATTACAAGGACTGGGGCAGCGGTCAGCCCGTGGTCTTCAGCCACGGCTGGCCCCTGAGCGCCGACAGCTGGGAGTCGCAGATGCTGTTCCTGGCCGAGCATGGCTACCGCGTCATCGCCCACGACCGGCGCGGCCATGGACGCTCCAGCCAGCCCTGGGACGGCAATGACATGGATACCTACGCCGACGACCTGGCGCAGTTGATCGAGCATCTGGACCTGCAGGACGCGGTGCTCCTGGGGTTCTCCACCGGCGGTGGCGAAGTGGCGCGTTACATCGGCCGCCATGGCACCGGGCGCCTGGCCAAGGCCGGGCTGATCTCGGCGGTGCCGCCGCTGATGCTCAAGACCGCAACCAACCCCGGGGGCCTGCCGCTGGAGGTGTTCGACGGCATCCGCGCCGGCGCCGTGGCCGACCGTTCGCAGCTGTACAAGGACATTGCCAGTGGCCCGTTCTTCGGCTTCAACCGTCCGGGGGCCAAGGTGTCCCAGGGCATGATCGACAGCTTCTGGCTGCAGGGCATGCAGGCCGGGCACAAGAATGCCTATGACTGCATCAAGGCGTTCTCCGAAACCGACTTCACCGAAGACCTGAAGCGCTTCGATATCCCGACCCTGGTGGTGCATGGCGACGATGATCAGATCGTGCCCATCGACGCTGCGGGCCGGGCGTCGGCCAAGCTGATCGCCAACGCCCGACTGCTGGTCTATCCCGGCGCGCCCCACGGCTTGACCGACACCCACAAGGAGCGTCTCAACCACGATCTGCTGACGTTCATCCAGCAACCTTGA